One genomic window of Haemophilus haemolyticus includes the following:
- the corC gene encoding CNNM family magnesium/cobalt transport protein CorC (CorC(YbeX) belongs to the Cyclin M Mg2+ Exporter (CNNM) family, and was characterized as belonging to a set of three proteins, at least one of which must be present for CorA to function.), giving the protein MNDEQQNSNQFENTKKTFFQSLFGRFFQGELKNREELVEVIRDSEQNDLIDQNTREMIEGVMEIAELRVRDIMIPRSQIIFIEDQQDLNTCLNTIIESAHSRFPVIADADDRDNIVGILHAKDLLKFLREDAEEFDLSSLLRPVVIVPESKRVDRMLKDFRSERFHMAIVVDEFGAVSGLVTIEDILEQIVGDIEDEFDEEEVADIRQLSRHTYAVRALTDIDDFNAQFNTDFDDEEVDTIGGLIMQTFGYLPKRGEEITLKNLQFKVTSADSRRLIQLRVTVPDEHLAEMDDVEEKAE; this is encoded by the coding sequence ATGAACGACGAACAGCAAAATTCAAACCAATTTGAAAATACGAAAAAAACATTTTTCCAATCTTTATTTGGTCGCTTTTTTCAAGGTGAACTAAAAAATCGTGAAGAACTCGTGGAAGTGATTCGCGATTCAGAACAAAACGATTTAATTGATCAAAATACGCGTGAAATGATTGAAGGCGTGATGGAAATCGCGGAGCTTCGTGTTCGCGATATTATGATTCCTCGTTCACAAATTATTTTTATTGAAGATCAACAAGATTTAAATACTTGTTTAAACACAATTATTGAATCCGCTCATTCTCGTTTTCCTGTGATTGCCGATGCGGATGATCGCGATAATATCGTAGGTATTTTGCATGCGAAAGATTTATTGAAATTTTTACGTGAAGATGCCGAAGAGTTTGATTTATCTTCATTATTACGTCCAGTAGTGATTGTTCCAGAAAGCAAAAGAGTCGATCGTATGTTGAAAGATTTCCGCTCTGAGCGTTTCCATATGGCTATTGTGGTGGATGAATTTGGTGCGGTATCAGGCCTTGTTACCATTGAAGATATACTGGAACAAATTGTTGGCGATATTGAAGATGAATTTGATGAAGAAGAGGTTGCGGATATTCGTCAGCTTTCTCGTCATACTTATGCTGTGCGTGCGCTTACAGATATTGATGATTTCAATGCGCAATTTAATACGGATTTTGATGATGAAGAAGTGGATACCATTGGAGGGCTAATTATGCAAACTTTTGGTTATTTACCAAAACGTGGTGAAGAAATTACGTTGAAAAATCTTCAATTTAAAGTCACCTCGGCAGATAGTCGCCGATTGATTCAACTTCGAGTTACTGTGCCAGATGAACATTTGGCAGAAATGGATGATGTGGAAGAAAAAGCCGAATAG
- the galM gene encoding galactose-1-epimerase yields the protein MLEQTTFNTPDGAPYQLVTLQNENGMRVQFMDWGATWLSCKVPVNGTLREVLLGCKVEDYPTHQSYLGASVGRYANRIANAQFELNGELIKLRSNQGKHQLHGGEGFDKRRWKIQECGENFVCFSLHSEDGDQGFPGNVDVSVTYTLTDDNSVKIEYAGMSDKDTALNLTNHAYFNLENAEQGSDVREHTLRLNADFYLPVDNEGIPNSPLKHVVNTSFDFRIAKPIKQDFLQGDQQVTKGYDHSFIVNKAWQKPCVLLTSPTGDLSLEVRTSQAALQVYTGNYLVGTPTRNGGKYADFSGVALETQCLPDTPNHPEWQNYGGIQKAGERYYQWTEFKFLLISG from the coding sequence ATGTTAGAACAAACCACTTTTAATACGCCTGATGGTGCACCTTATCAGCTTGTAACCCTGCAAAATGAAAATGGGATGCGTGTTCAATTTATGGATTGGGGCGCAACGTGGCTTTCTTGTAAAGTGCCAGTAAATGGCACTTTACGCGAGGTTTTATTGGGTTGTAAGGTAGAGGACTATCCCACTCATCAAAGCTATTTAGGCGCAAGTGTAGGGCGTTATGCAAATCGTATTGCAAATGCACAATTTGAATTGAATGGTGAACTCATTAAATTGAGAAGTAATCAAGGTAAACATCAGCTTCATGGAGGAGAGGGCTTTGATAAACGCCGTTGGAAAATTCAAGAGTGCGGTGAGAATTTTGTGTGTTTTTCATTACATTCAGAGGATGGTGATCAAGGTTTTCCTGGTAATGTGGATGTGTCTGTAACCTATACGCTAACAGATGATAATAGCGTAAAAATTGAATATGCAGGGATGAGTGATAAGGATACCGCATTGAACCTAACGAATCATGCCTATTTCAATTTAGAAAATGCAGAGCAAGGCAGTGACGTGCGTGAACATACATTACGTTTAAATGCTGATTTTTATCTGCCTGTAGATAATGAGGGGATTCCTAATTCACCATTAAAGCACGTGGTGAATACAAGTTTTGACTTCCGTATTGCTAAACCCATCAAACAAGATTTTTTACAAGGGGATCAGCAAGTAACAAAAGGTTACGATCATTCTTTTATTGTCAATAAAGCTTGGCAAAAGCCTTGCGTGTTATTGACTTCTCCAACTGGTGATTTAAGTTTGGAAGTAAGAACCTCGCAAGCCGCATTGCAGGTTTATACGGGCAATTATCTTGTAGGCACGCCAACGAGAAATGGCGGAAAATATGCCGATTTTTCTGGCGTAGCACTGGAAACTCAATGTTTACCCGACACCCCAAATCATCCTGAATGGCAAAATTACGGCGGAATTCAAAAAGCAGGCGAGCGATATTACCAATGGACGGAGTTTAAGTTCTTATTGATCTCTGGTTAA
- the mlaF gene encoding phospholipid ABC transporter ATP-binding protein MlaF yields the protein MNQNLIEVKNLTFKRGERVIYDNLNLQVKKGKITAIMGPSGIGKTTLLKLIGGQLIPEQGEILFDGQDICRLSNSELYEVRKRMGMLFQSGALFTDISTFDNVAFPIREHTHLPESLIRQIVLMKLEAVGLRGAAALMPSELSGGMARRAALARAIALDPDLIMFDEPFTGQDPISMGVILSLIKRLNEALNLTSIVVSHDVEEVLSIADYAYIIADQKVIAEGTSEQLLQSQDPRVVQFLKGESDGPVRFKYPAQDYVKELFE from the coding sequence ATGAATCAAAATCTAATTGAAGTTAAGAATCTCACCTTTAAACGCGGTGAACGCGTGATTTACGATAACCTGAATTTGCAAGTCAAAAAGGGAAAAATCACTGCGATCATGGGGCCGTCGGGGATTGGAAAAACCACCTTACTTAAATTGATCGGTGGGCAGCTAATACCAGAACAAGGTGAAATTTTGTTTGATGGACAAGATATTTGTCGTCTATCTAATAGTGAACTGTATGAAGTACGCAAGCGGATGGGGATGTTATTCCAATCCGGCGCGCTTTTTACGGATATTTCTACTTTTGATAATGTCGCCTTTCCAATTCGTGAACATACGCATTTGCCTGAAAGTTTAATTCGACAAATCGTATTGATGAAATTGGAAGCTGTTGGGTTGCGAGGTGCTGCCGCATTGATGCCTTCAGAACTTTCTGGTGGTATGGCTCGTCGAGCTGCATTAGCACGCGCTATTGCACTTGACCCTGATTTAATTATGTTTGATGAGCCATTTACTGGGCAAGATCCAATCAGTATGGGCGTAATTTTAAGCTTGATTAAACGATTAAATGAAGCGTTAAATCTGACTTCTATCGTCGTGTCGCACGATGTGGAGGAAGTATTGAGTATTGCAGATTATGCCTATATTATTGCAGACCAAAAAGTCATCGCAGAAGGAACATCTGAGCAGCTTTTACAGAGCCAAGATCCGCGCGTGGTGCAATTCTTAAAAGGTGAATCTGATGGCCCTGTGCGCTTTAAGTACCCAGCGCAAGATTATGTGAAGGAATTGTTTGAATGA
- a CDS encoding TonB-dependent receptor domain-containing protein — protein MKKTKLATLVAFFCTSPIVFAQEQAALSHNSPQERLNEIVVSDSNISDALVNTSVSHQQIFLKQSRDVKDVFAGKMDVNVSQLQGARSGGEGVNIRGLQANRVTTTIDDIPLPEAQEAKHFISYGSEFGRTDYIDVSALRSADVRYAGSANSLSGSVNFTTIEPSDLLKGRHLGGVVGTGYNSVDRSVYGSAGGAVKAGDYEGMVMLTQRKGNETKNQGKNNSLGETRTTPNPTDTKNTYLLTKHYYQLDDKNKLGFIFEHQHKNINKDLLSFNNSNIDMRTGTQITGYTQDKVTRDRFSLSHEYNNEKGWLQYAKTQVFYQDAKTENYRYRLGTRSYRQENTKFSDKSYGLVSNLISVIDGNIPQVLRYGLSYVHNKASDDIHLVRPAYNQITNLYPMADMKQDKFSGYLEDEMVFGDFVITPQIGLVHYRVKPISNNNRVAELQARKQSETQFTPKISLEYRLSDNFTPYLQYSRGVRTPSTQQLSSYFFESVIYPIPGRGTQTVNVAVVGNPNLKSETADNFEVGVKGKTSEINYLVTGYYNRYHNFIDWVAKPTNGYTSFIQYDNLDKAKVYGVTADMKWNFYDDFYTIAGISYSRGKAENNGIKTPINSIQPMKTKLGFGYEGESFGANIQWTYNRGKSDKDIEQSSAYLYNPTGGYSLFDLGAYWKPTKNLMFTANVNNLFDKKYWNWNDISYLALLSKATQDQGRPSSTIPMAITSANADRYSAPGRNFNIGVRYEF, from the coding sequence ATGAAAAAAACAAAGCTTGCTACATTAGTAGCGTTTTTTTGTACATCTCCGATAGTGTTTGCTCAAGAACAGGCTGCACTTTCTCATAACTCACCGCAAGAAAGGTTGAATGAAATTGTTGTGAGTGATTCAAATATTAGCGATGCATTGGTGAATACATCGGTAAGCCATCAACAAATTTTCTTAAAACAGTCACGTGATGTAAAAGATGTTTTTGCAGGAAAAATGGATGTTAATGTCAGCCAATTGCAAGGTGCACGCTCCGGCGGAGAAGGTGTAAACATTCGAGGCTTACAAGCTAACCGAGTCACTACAACAATAGATGATATTCCTTTACCAGAAGCGCAAGAAGCGAAACATTTTATTTCTTATGGCTCAGAATTTGGTCGTACAGATTACATTGATGTAAGTGCTTTACGTAGTGCGGATGTTCGTTATGCTGGTTCAGCTAATAGCCTTTCTGGTAGTGTTAATTTTACAACGATAGAACCTTCAGATTTATTAAAAGGTCGTCATTTAGGTGGTGTTGTAGGAACTGGTTATAACAGTGTTGATCGTTCAGTTTATGGTAGTGCTGGAGGCGCAGTCAAAGCTGGAGATTATGAAGGCATGGTAATGCTAACTCAACGAAAAGGGAATGAAACTAAAAACCAAGGTAAAAATAATAGTCTTGGGGAAACACGCACAACACCAAATCCAACGGATACTAAAAATACTTATCTATTAACTAAGCACTATTATCAACTAGATGATAAGAATAAGTTAGGATTTATTTTTGAACATCAACATAAGAACATTAATAAAGATTTACTTTCTTTCAATAATTCTAACATTGATATGCGTACAGGAACGCAGATCACAGGTTATACGCAGGATAAAGTAACTAGAGATCGTTTTTCGTTAAGTCACGAATACAATAACGAAAAAGGCTGGTTGCAATATGCAAAAACACAAGTTTTTTATCAAGACGCCAAAACTGAAAACTATCGTTATCGTTTAGGTACGCGAAGCTATCGTCAAGAAAATACTAAATTTAGTGATAAAAGCTATGGCCTTGTAAGTAATTTAATTTCTGTAATTGATGGAAATATTCCTCAAGTGTTACGCTATGGTTTATCTTATGTGCATAATAAGGCGAGTGATGATATTCATCTTGTCAGACCTGCTTATAATCAAATCACTAATTTGTACCCAATGGCAGATATGAAACAGGATAAGTTCAGTGGTTATTTAGAAGATGAAATGGTGTTTGGTGATTTCGTTATTACACCACAAATTGGGCTTGTACATTATCGGGTAAAACCAATATCTAATAATAATCGAGTTGCTGAATTGCAGGCTCGTAAGCAATCTGAAACCCAATTTACTCCAAAAATTAGCTTGGAATATCGTTTATCTGATAACTTTACTCCTTATTTGCAATATTCTCGCGGTGTTAGAACGCCATCAACACAACAGTTAAGCTCGTATTTCTTTGAAAGTGTTATCTATCCTATTCCAGGGCGCGGTACACAAACGGTAAATGTCGCAGTAGTAGGTAATCCTAATTTGAAATCAGAAACGGCAGATAATTTTGAGGTTGGTGTAAAAGGTAAAACATCAGAGATTAATTATTTAGTGACTGGTTATTACAACCGCTATCATAATTTTATTGATTGGGTTGCCAAACCAACGAATGGTTACACCAGCTTTATTCAATATGATAATCTTGATAAAGCTAAGGTATATGGTGTCACAGCTGATATGAAATGGAATTTTTATGATGATTTTTATACTATTGCAGGTATTTCATATTCACGTGGTAAAGCTGAAAATAATGGTATAAAAACACCAATAAATAGTATTCAGCCAATGAAAACAAAATTAGGTTTTGGTTATGAAGGAGAATCTTTTGGAGCTAATATCCAATGGACATACAACAGAGGTAAATCAGATAAAGATATTGAACAATCATCTGCTTATCTATACAACCCAACAGGTGGATATTCTTTATTTGATTTAGGAGCTTATTGGAAACCAACCAAAAACTTAATGTTTACAGCTAATGTAAATAATCTGTTTGATAAAAAATATTGGAATTGGAATGATATTTCTTACCTTGCCTTGTTAAGTAAGGCAACGCAAGATCAAGGAAGACCTTCATCAACTATTCCAATGGCTATTACATCAGCCAATGCGGATCGTTATAGCGCGCCAGGACGTAATTTCAATATTGGCGTACGTTATGAGTTCTAA
- the lnt gene encoding apolipoprotein N-acyltransferase, with the protein MNKYFTYLIAIISGLVGVFAFSPFDYWPLAYVSLLGLLYVAKNPKKSTALLATFLWSMGFFCFGVSWLNVSIHQFGGASLGVSYFLVGLLAAYLALYPMLFTYLVQRFNVQSAVIFAVIWTLTEFLRGWIFTGFPWLQFGYTQIDSPFYGIAPIFGVTGLTFFTVWASAVIFNLVSSLFKTKNLKLVLANVFLLIIVGGLSAYLSRIHFVKAVEDKAISVTLAQGNIEQNLKWDPAYFYSTLAIYQKLIAENLGKTDLIILPESALPTLENAITPFFEGLDRAAKETKTEIMVGTVFQDTKSGKLLNSIMTAGNPDFPYQPDTSNRYSKHHLVPFGEYVPLESILRPLNSVFNLPMSAFQSGDAIQPSLMAKKRAFSPAICYEIIFGEQVRQNLKQDTDYLLTISNDAWFGDSIGPWQHLQMARMRALELGKPLIRATNTGISVFVDAQGKVLAQAPQFIETTLTHKIAPAEGKTPYSVLGNMPLYGLSLLFLVLHGMMAFVRRKMNLSQKL; encoded by the coding sequence ATGAATAAATATTTTACTTATCTTATTGCGATTATATCTGGTTTAGTTGGTGTTTTTGCCTTCTCGCCATTTGATTATTGGCCTTTAGCCTATGTTTCTTTACTCGGTTTACTTTATGTCGCTAAAAACCCTAAAAAATCCACCGCACTTTTAGCGACGTTTTTGTGGTCGATGGGATTTTTCTGCTTTGGGGTGAGTTGGCTTAATGTCAGTATTCACCAATTTGGTGGCGCGTCTTTAGGTGTAAGCTATTTCCTTGTCGGTTTACTTGCGGCTTATCTTGCTCTATACCCGATGCTCTTTACCTATTTGGTTCAGCGTTTCAACGTTCAAAGTGCGGTAATTTTCGCCGTGATTTGGACATTGACAGAATTTTTACGAGGTTGGATTTTTACCGGTTTTCCTTGGCTTCAGTTTGGTTATACACAAATTGACAGCCCATTTTATGGCATCGCCCCGATTTTTGGGGTAACAGGATTAACGTTCTTTACCGTTTGGGCAAGTGCGGTAATTTTTAATCTCGTTTCGTCTTTGTTTAAAACGAAAAATCTTAAATTAGTCTTGGCGAACGTTTTTTTATTGATCATTGTGGGGGGATTAAGTGCTTATTTATCCCGAATTCACTTTGTAAAAGCTGTTGAAGATAAGGCAATTTCAGTCACGCTTGCACAAGGAAATATTGAACAAAATCTAAAATGGGATCCAGCTTATTTCTATTCTACTTTGGCGATTTATCAAAAATTAATCGCAGAAAATCTTGGTAAAACAGATTTAATTATTTTGCCTGAATCAGCGTTGCCAACTCTTGAAAATGCGATTACGCCATTTTTTGAAGGATTAGATCGTGCAGCTAAAGAAACGAAAACGGAGATAATGGTTGGAACGGTATTCCAAGATACGAAATCTGGTAAGTTGCTTAATTCTATTATGACCGCTGGAAACCCAGACTTTCCTTATCAGCCAGATACGTCAAATCGTTATAGTAAGCATCATCTCGTGCCTTTCGGTGAATATGTTCCGCTAGAAAGTATTTTGCGACCACTTAATTCAGTGTTTAATTTGCCGATGTCTGCATTTCAAAGCGGGGACGCGATTCAGCCATCTTTAATGGCAAAAAAACGCGCTTTTTCGCCAGCAATTTGCTATGAGATTATTTTCGGTGAACAAGTGCGACAAAATTTGAAACAAGATACGGATTATTTGCTCACAATTTCTAATGATGCCTGGTTTGGTGATTCAATTGGGCCTTGGCAACATTTACAGATGGCAAGAATGCGCGCTTTAGAATTGGGTAAACCGCTTATTCGTGCAACGAATACGGGGATTTCAGTGTTTGTTGATGCTCAAGGTAAGGTGTTAGCGCAGGCACCGCAGTTTATTGAAACAACGTTGACGCATAAAATTGCACCTGCGGAAGGCAAAACCCCTTATTCTGTGCTAGGAAATATGCCTTTATATGGTTTGTCATTGTTGTTTTTAGTATTACACGGCATGATGGCGTTTGTTCGTCGTAAGATGAACCTTTCACAAAAACTCTAG